The window CCTTCTCGGCAGTTCTCCAATCGCTAGCATTTACTTCAACTAAATCGTATCCCTTTTCCGTAGCATAAGCTATAACTAATGAAGTCTTACCCACACCTGCAGGTCCGTACAAGAATGCCGCCTTCTTGTACGGAGCCCCCTTCTCCCAGGATGCCATCCAATTAAGGAAAGCCTCTATTGCCTCTTTATTGCCGATTACTTCGGATACCCTCTTTGGTCTATACTTCTCTGTCCATATCGTGGGATGCTCTTCTCTTGTTGCTAACGTCATCACTAGTAACCTTTATTCCCAACTAATAAGCTTCACGAAAAATTAGCTCATGATGATGTTAACGTCGATCATTCTCGCATCGTTGGGGCAGGTAGAAGTTTTCCTGATTAGCTACTTCTTTTTGGTCATCGTAGCTAATTTCGCTAGGAAGCTCATGATCTGTACCTCTTCCGATGCACCTTCTGCTATCCTGTAGTCGACCTCGCCCAAAATGTCAAGTAGCTCAACCTTTGATTCTTCTGGGATGCTAAGCGCGAATATCTCCCTATATATTGCCGAGATAAGATCCCTGCCGGCTATTCCTTGCAGGTACAGTATAGCCCTGAGAGCGTCCCTCGCCTCCACAAACTTACCGGACATCGCATACTCCAGTATCCTTCTGACGTCACCTCTGCTCACATATCCTATGACTGTGTAAACGGCTTTCTCGTCCACTTTCTTTCCAAGAGTTGAGGTTGCTTGTAAGATGTTTATACATTTCCTCATATCGCCCTGTGCAAAATCGTAGATTGCGTCGATGGCTTCATTATCTATCTCCAAACCTTCAGCCTTTGCTATCTTCCTCAGATGCGATGCTACATCTGTCTTCGTTAAGGGTTTAAATCTAAAGATTGCGCACCTCGACTGTATCGGTTCGATTATTCTGTTGCTGTAGTTGGCTACAAGTATGAACCTACACGTCGAGGAAAATTGCTCCATTATACGTCTGAACGCATGTTGGGCATCATCCGTGAGTTGATCGCTTTCATCCAAAAGGAGTA of the Aigarchaeota archaeon genome contains:
- a CDS encoding replication factor C small subunit, yielding MSTVSVLPWIEKYRPTTLDEIVNQHEVVSSLKNILKTKAVPHMLFTGPPGTGKTATAHAFARDLYGDGYIKDGLFVEINASDERGIATIREKVKMYARSIPFSGVGFRILLLDESDQLTDDAQHAFRRIMEQFSSTCRFILVANYSNRIIEPIQSRCAIFRFKPLTKTDVASHLRKIAKAEGLEIDNEAIDAIYDFAQGDMRKCINILQATSTLGKKVDEKAVYTVIGYVSRGDVRRILEYAMSGKFVEARDALRAILYLQGIAGRDLISAIYREIFALSIPEESKVELLDILGEVDYRIAEGASEEVQIMSFLAKLATMTKKK